In a genomic window of Macrobrachium nipponense isolate FS-2020 chromosome 10, ASM1510439v2, whole genome shotgun sequence:
- the LOC135223596 gene encoding aminopeptidase N-like isoform X1, with product MPIGFFEGYRRSARMIVARWANAYTTLILVLLTLITAVANASVEEVDAKQIIILPKTLKPIHYNVWLQPFINGNFSIEGKVAIDFEVLQPTYYVILHMTDIITKNESSRVLEKDSGHEVSIIQQRYEPLRNLYIATLQEQLEVGRLYTFSLKFVGTLGEQARGFYRSSYRKENGETSWVASTQFQSTDARRAFPCFDEPGLKATFKIYLARENHMNALSNMPMIRSTPIEDQPGWVWDEFQKSVPMSTYLVAFAVSDFPSVVLTAPGSPTTIRVWVREAVANQLMYAEKLGVLGLRFFGDFFEVPFPLPKLDMICPPAMSPNAMENWGLITYRENGLLHDPEKASAEDKQWVSYLISHELAHQWFGNLVTLKWWTDLWLNEGFATYMGDMAVDHIEPAWGIMDQFVVRRLQEVFALDALESSHPISVPVIDPIEIIEIFDSISYLKGASIIRMMSYFLTEETFRNGLKNYLTTLKYKNADQDDLWEFLTNAAHEEGTLPLDLTVKTIMDTWTLQKGFPLVTVVRNGNNSAKITQEQFYLDKQTLHEHRQRWWIPATYTSQENLSFEDTRVKFWIHEKETYPEFVFPESHHWVIFNVKQSGYYRVNYDLENWNLLMQQLRTNHEVIHVTNRAQIIDDALNLARAGYLPYDTALGLTSYLSKERSYVVWKAALHNFQYLYDMFQHDPAYGAFREYMMSVISPIYEYAGFKEQPRDDLQKQLLSGEAVRWACKLRHPDCIYRSTKLFRQWMYDQSTYRRPPSSIAEAAFCTAVREGEIEEWQFAWSKDLDNALACSESIWILARYLRGAFNESSGLRRQDAAIVFSQIARGSVGSIVSWEYMRSNWNQIADYIGTAFFGLPRVVAAVTRRFKTQQRLKELMQFQQDYAENLLTANRAVEQAIETTKVNIAWMEDNYEGIVHWLREQGFSSDLSH from the exons ATGCCGATTGGATTCTTTGAGGGATACCGGCGATCAGCGAGAATGATTGTGGCACGATGGGCGAATGCTTACACGACCCTGATTTTGGTGTTACTGACGTTGATTACAGCCGTTGCAAATGCTTCAGTAGAG gaAGTCGATGCTAAACAAATCATAATCTTGCCTAAAACGCTGAAGCCTATCCATTACAATGTTTGGCTGCAGCCCTTCATCAACGGCAACTTCAGCATTGAAGGAAAAGTGGCCATTGACTTTGAGGTTCTTCAGCCAACTTACTACGTAATCCTTCACATGACCGATATCATAACGAAGAATGAGTCTTCAAGG GTTCTTGAAAAGGATAGTGGACATGAAGTCTCGATCATTCAGCAGCGTTATGAACCCTTAAGAAACCTTTACATCGCAACCCTTCAGGAGCAACTGGAAGTTGGGAGGCTGTACACATTCTCTCTCAAGTTTGTTGGGACTTTAGGGGAACAAGCGAGAGGCTTCTACAGATCTTCTTATAGAAAGGAAAATGGAGAGACGAG CTGGGTTGCTTCTACGCAGTTCCAGTCTACAGACGCCCGTCGAGCATTCCCTTGCTTTGATGAACCAGGGCTTAAAGCCACGTTCAAAATCTACTTGGCTAGAGAAAATCACATGAATGCTCTTTCCAATATGCCCATGATCAGATCTACCCCGAT AGAAGATCAGCCTGGTTGGGTATGGGATGAATTTCAGAAGTCAGTTCCTATGTCAACATACCTGGTGGCTTTTGCTGTGTCAGACTTTCCTTCCGTAGTTCTTACTGCTCCTGGCAGTCCAACAACTATTAGAG TGTGGGTTCGAGAAGCTGTTGCGAACCAACTTATGTACGCTGAAAAATTAGGAGTCCTTGGCCTTAGGTTCTTTGGGGATTTCTTCGAAGTGCCTTTTCCACTTCCTAAGCTGGACATGATCTGTCCTCCTGCCATGAGTCCTAACGCTATGGAAAACTGGGGGCTTATTACTTACAG GGAGAATGGCCTCCTGCACGACCCTGAAAAAGCGTCAGCAGAGGATAAACAATGGGTCTCCTATCTAATTTCTCACGAGCTCGCCCATCAGTGGTTTGGTAATCTCGTCACTCTGAAGTGGTGGACTGATCTTTGGCTAAATGAAGGATTTGCAACATATATGGGGGACATGGCAGTTGATCAT ATTGAGCCAGCTTGGGGCATAATGGACCAGTTCGTCGTGAGACGCCTACAGGAGGTGTTTGCATTAGATGCCCTGGAATCTTCTCATCCCATCAGTGTTCCTGTTATTGATCCCATTGAAATCATCGAGATATTTGATTCAATATCATATCTTAAAG GCGCCTCGATAATACGAATGATGAGCTACTTCCTGACAGAAGAAACCTTCCGAAATGGACTCAAGAATTACCTCACAACTCT GAAATATAAGAATGCAGATCAAGATGATCTCTGGGAGTTCCTGACCAATGCTGCTCATGAGGAAGGTACTTTGCCTCTGGACTTGACTGTGAAAACCATCATGGATACCTGGACACTGCAGAAAGGATTCCCTCTCGTTACTGTTGTACGAAACGGCAACAATTCTGCCAAGATAACCCAGGAACAGTTCTACCTTGACAAGCAGACTTTGCACGAACACCGTCAAAGGTGGTGGATCCCGGCGACATATACCTCCCAAGAAAACCTCTCCTTTGAAGATACCCGGGTCAAATTTTGGATTCATGAAAAGGAAACCTACCCTGAATTTGTCTTTCCTGAGTCTCATCACTGGGTAATTTTCAATGTCAAACAGTCAG GATATTACCGAGTCAACTATGATTTGGAGAACTGGAATCTCTTAATGCAACAGCTGAGGACAAATCACGAGGTCATTCATGTTACAAACAGAGCCCAGATTATCGATGATGCTCTTAACTTGGCTAGAGCAG GATATCTTCCCTACGATACTGCCCTTGGATTGACGTCCTATTTAAGCAAGGAAAGAAGCTACGTCGTCTGGAAAGCAGCTCTTCATAACTTCCAATATCTTTATGATATGTTTCAGCACGATCCTGCTTATGGAGCTTTTAGG gaatACATGATGTCTGTCATATCACCAATCTACGAATATGCGGGTTTCAAGGAACAACCCAGAGATGACCTACAAAAACAATTACTCAGTGGGGAGGCGGTGCGCTGGGCTTGCAAGCTGCGCCATCCTGATTGCATCTACAGATCCACGAAGCTCTTCCGGCAATGGATGTACGACCAATCTACATACAG GCGTCCGCCGAGCAGCATCGCAGAAGCTGCATTCTGTACGGCAGTTCGTGAAGGGGAAATAGAAGAATGGCAGTTTGCTTGGTCGAAGGATTTGGATAACGCCCTTGCATGCTCAGAGAGCATTTGGATCCTTGCCAG GTACCTGAGAGGAGCCTTCAACGAAAGTTCAGGTTTGAGACGTCAGGACGCCGCGATCGTATTCAGCCAGATAGCGCGGGGGAGCGTTGGGAGCATTGTCTCCTGGGAGTACATGAGATCGAACTGGAATCAGATTGCAGACTA CATCGGAACAGCATTCTTTGGCTTGCCCAGAGTTGTAGCAGCTGTTACCAGGAGATTCAAAACACAGCAGAGGCTAAAGGAG
- the LOC135223596 gene encoding aminopeptidase N-like isoform X2, translating to MPIGFFEGYRRSARMIVARWANAYTTLILVLLTLITAVANASVEEVDAKQIIILPKTLKPIHYNVWLQPFINGNFSIEGKVAIDFEVLQPTYYVILHMTDIITKNESSRVLEKDSGHEVSIIQQRYEPLRNLYIATLQEQLEVGRLYTFSLKFVGTLGEQARGFYRSSYRKENGETSWVASTQFQSTDARRAFPCFDEPGLKATFKIYLARENHMNALSNMPMIRSTPIEDQPGWVWDEFQKSVPMSTYLVAFAVSDFPSVVLTAPGSPTTIRAVTREAVIRDTHLAGEVSRRALSFFEQFFQLRFPLPKIDMIALPENSFAAMENWGLMTYRENGLLHDPEKASAEDKQWVSYLISHELAHQWFGNLVTLKWWTDLWLNEGFATYMGDMAVDHIEPAWGIMDQFVVRRLQEVFALDALESSHPISVPVIDPIEIIEIFDSISYLKGASIIRMMSYFLTEETFRNGLKNYLTTLKYKNADQDDLWEFLTNAAHEEGTLPLDLTVKTIMDTWTLQKGFPLVTVVRNGNNSAKITQEQFYLDKQTLHEHRQRWWIPATYTSQENLSFEDTRVKFWIHEKETYPEFVFPESHHWVIFNVKQSGYYRVNYDLENWNLLMQQLRTNHEVIHVTNRAQIIDDALNLARAGYLPYDTALGLTSYLSKERSYVVWKAALHNFQYLYDMFQHDPAYGAFREYMMSVISPIYEYAGFKEQPRDDLQKQLLSGEAVRWACKLRHPDCIYRSTKLFRQWMYDQSTYRRPPSSIAEAAFCTAVREGEIEEWQFAWSKDLDNALACSESIWILARYLRGAFNESSGLRRQDAAIVFSQIARGSVGSIVSWEYMRSNWNQIADYIGTAFFGLPRVVAAVTRRFKTQQRLKELMQFQQDYAENLLTANRAVEQAIETTKVNIAWMEDNYEGIVHWLREQGFSSDLSH from the exons ATGCCGATTGGATTCTTTGAGGGATACCGGCGATCAGCGAGAATGATTGTGGCACGATGGGCGAATGCTTACACGACCCTGATTTTGGTGTTACTGACGTTGATTACAGCCGTTGCAAATGCTTCAGTAGAG gaAGTCGATGCTAAACAAATCATAATCTTGCCTAAAACGCTGAAGCCTATCCATTACAATGTTTGGCTGCAGCCCTTCATCAACGGCAACTTCAGCATTGAAGGAAAAGTGGCCATTGACTTTGAGGTTCTTCAGCCAACTTACTACGTAATCCTTCACATGACCGATATCATAACGAAGAATGAGTCTTCAAGG GTTCTTGAAAAGGATAGTGGACATGAAGTCTCGATCATTCAGCAGCGTTATGAACCCTTAAGAAACCTTTACATCGCAACCCTTCAGGAGCAACTGGAAGTTGGGAGGCTGTACACATTCTCTCTCAAGTTTGTTGGGACTTTAGGGGAACAAGCGAGAGGCTTCTACAGATCTTCTTATAGAAAGGAAAATGGAGAGACGAG CTGGGTTGCTTCTACGCAGTTCCAGTCTACAGACGCCCGTCGAGCATTCCCTTGCTTTGATGAACCAGGGCTTAAAGCCACGTTCAAAATCTACTTGGCTAGAGAAAATCACATGAATGCTCTTTCCAATATGCCCATGATCAGATCTACCCCGAT AGAAGATCAGCCTGGTTGGGTATGGGATGAATTTCAGAAGTCAGTTCCTATGTCAACATACCTGGTGGCTTTTGCTGTGTCAGACTTTCCTTCCGTAGTTCTTACTGCTCCTGGCAGTCCAACAACTATTAGAG CTGTGACAAGAGAGGCAGTCATAAGGGATACTCATCTCGCAGGAGAAGTGAGCAGGAGGGCATTAAGTTTCTTTGAGCAATTTTTCCAACTCAGATTCCCGCTCCCCAAAATCGATATGATAGCACTGCCTGAAAACTCATTCGCCGCTATGGAGAACTGGGGACTGATGACTTACAG GGAGAATGGCCTCCTGCACGACCCTGAAAAAGCGTCAGCAGAGGATAAACAATGGGTCTCCTATCTAATTTCTCACGAGCTCGCCCATCAGTGGTTTGGTAATCTCGTCACTCTGAAGTGGTGGACTGATCTTTGGCTAAATGAAGGATTTGCAACATATATGGGGGACATGGCAGTTGATCAT ATTGAGCCAGCTTGGGGCATAATGGACCAGTTCGTCGTGAGACGCCTACAGGAGGTGTTTGCATTAGATGCCCTGGAATCTTCTCATCCCATCAGTGTTCCTGTTATTGATCCCATTGAAATCATCGAGATATTTGATTCAATATCATATCTTAAAG GCGCCTCGATAATACGAATGATGAGCTACTTCCTGACAGAAGAAACCTTCCGAAATGGACTCAAGAATTACCTCACAACTCT GAAATATAAGAATGCAGATCAAGATGATCTCTGGGAGTTCCTGACCAATGCTGCTCATGAGGAAGGTACTTTGCCTCTGGACTTGACTGTGAAAACCATCATGGATACCTGGACACTGCAGAAAGGATTCCCTCTCGTTACTGTTGTACGAAACGGCAACAATTCTGCCAAGATAACCCAGGAACAGTTCTACCTTGACAAGCAGACTTTGCACGAACACCGTCAAAGGTGGTGGATCCCGGCGACATATACCTCCCAAGAAAACCTCTCCTTTGAAGATACCCGGGTCAAATTTTGGATTCATGAAAAGGAAACCTACCCTGAATTTGTCTTTCCTGAGTCTCATCACTGGGTAATTTTCAATGTCAAACAGTCAG GATATTACCGAGTCAACTATGATTTGGAGAACTGGAATCTCTTAATGCAACAGCTGAGGACAAATCACGAGGTCATTCATGTTACAAACAGAGCCCAGATTATCGATGATGCTCTTAACTTGGCTAGAGCAG GATATCTTCCCTACGATACTGCCCTTGGATTGACGTCCTATTTAAGCAAGGAAAGAAGCTACGTCGTCTGGAAAGCAGCTCTTCATAACTTCCAATATCTTTATGATATGTTTCAGCACGATCCTGCTTATGGAGCTTTTAGG gaatACATGATGTCTGTCATATCACCAATCTACGAATATGCGGGTTTCAAGGAACAACCCAGAGATGACCTACAAAAACAATTACTCAGTGGGGAGGCGGTGCGCTGGGCTTGCAAGCTGCGCCATCCTGATTGCATCTACAGATCCACGAAGCTCTTCCGGCAATGGATGTACGACCAATCTACATACAG GCGTCCGCCGAGCAGCATCGCAGAAGCTGCATTCTGTACGGCAGTTCGTGAAGGGGAAATAGAAGAATGGCAGTTTGCTTGGTCGAAGGATTTGGATAACGCCCTTGCATGCTCAGAGAGCATTTGGATCCTTGCCAG GTACCTGAGAGGAGCCTTCAACGAAAGTTCAGGTTTGAGACGTCAGGACGCCGCGATCGTATTCAGCCAGATAGCGCGGGGGAGCGTTGGGAGCATTGTCTCCTGGGAGTACATGAGATCGAACTGGAATCAGATTGCAGACTA CATCGGAACAGCATTCTTTGGCTTGCCCAGAGTTGTAGCAGCTGTTACCAGGAGATTCAAAACACAGCAGAGGCTAAAGGAG
- the LOC135223598 gene encoding aminopeptidase N-like has product MILDSMASRPGKQEILWNFCRENWPKLQFMFGNQYDVTEALIRIATKNFNTEEELNEVMAFRKDYENDDMVKRAVDKAIEETARNVQWMKQNYDVISTWLNDHLSKQTKDTSSMSCDDH; this is encoded by the exons ATGATTTTAGATTCTATGGCATCGAGACCTGGGAAACAGGAGATACTCTGGAACTTTTGTCGTGAAAATTGGCCAAAACTCCAGTTCAT GTTTGGCAACCAGTATGATGTTACGGAAGCCTTAATCCGCATTGCTACAAAAAATTTCAACACTGAGGAAGAGTTAAACGAG gtaatGGCATTCAGGAAAGACTATGAAAACGATGACATGGTAAAAAGAGCAGTTGATAAAGCAATTGAAGAAACAGCTCGGAATGTCCAATGGATGAAGCAAAACTATGACGTCATAAGCACTTGGTTAAATGATCACTTGTCCAAACAAACTAAGGATACCAGTAGTATGTCCTGTGATGACCATTGA